Genomic window (Helicobacter jaachi):
TATTGCACTGACCAAAGCACACAAACATCGCCAAATGCTTTAAAATGGGGTGGATTCTATAATATGTCTCACCTTGCGTGAAATCTTGTTTTTGAGGCGTAAAGCGCGTATTTTGCATGAAGTCTTTCAAGGCGCAAATGAGGCTTTGAGCGCGAATATATGGCTCAATGGTAGTGTCAATATCTGTATTTTTTAGCGCGCGCAGAGCCTTTGTGTCAAGCCCAAAATGCGCAATCACATCGCCGCAATCTAACTTAGCATTTAAAAACATCGCACTAGCGCTAATGCTACCCTGCTCTAAAAGCGAGTAATAGCAAGTCGTAGAGCCTCGATAAGCGGGTAGCTCCCCGGCGTGAATGTGGATAAAATATTTGCCAAGTGTGAAATATTTAGGCGCGAGTATTCCCCCGCCAAAGCCCGAATAAATCATATATGTCTGCTTTAATCGCGCAATATAGTCAAATACCTCGCTAGCATTAATCTCACTAGATTCTATAATATGCGCCTGCACGCCAAAGTGCGCGCATTTTTGCAAGATAGAATCTGCACTTGCCGCATCTGGCGATAAAACTAGCACAAAACTAGGCGCGATGCCTTCACTTAGCATAGAATCTAAATAAATTTGTGAGCGCGCAGTGAGCGCATAAATCATAGCAATATCTGGCATAAGCGTGATTGTGGGCTTTGGCTTAAGATTTAGCGGTGTGGATTGCTGTGCAAAATCGCGCAAAGATTGTATAAAATCGCGCAAATGCTCTGGCGCGTTGAATACTTGCTTAACCACCATATCAAGCGCTAAAAGCTCTTTATTTATGTGTTTTGCTAAATAGCGCATATACCCCCCCCCCCCCCATAATACGCTTCTCCTAAGCTTTTTATGGAAATAAGCGTATCATTAAGCTTTAGCAAAGTATTTAAATAAAGCAAATTGTGTGTAGCGCTAAATGCCTTAGCTAGTGCGTTTGCAAAGATAAGATAATCATCAATATGTGTATATGCGCTCTCTTTGCGCGGCTTTAGAATCTGCTCACCTGAAAATGCCGAATGCCCCATTTCATAGCGCGCATAAAGCCTTTTATTCACCTCAAAGGTTTTAATAAGCAGTCTTAACATCTGCCTATCCTCCAAAGCCCTGTGCATAAACTCATTTGAAGCCACAAGCTGCGGGAGTGGCATAGAAGTATTTTCTATAAAAGGCTCACGCGTGCTTAAATAAGCGCGTAAAAAGCCGCTACCACCGAATGCAGTGTAGTTATACGCCTGAATATGCTCAAGATTATTATGCGTGATATAGGGATACATAGCTGCTTCCTTAAGAATTATTTAAAAATGCGCGTATAAGCGCAATATCCGCGCTGCGTGCAGTATCTGCAAGCTCTCGCTCTGGGTGCCACATAAGCGCTAATGCCTGCTCGCTCCTCATCGCCTCAATTTCATCATCGATATAAGCTAGCACTTCAAAGCCGTGCGGCGGCTGCTTAATGCAAAAATTATGATAGCTATGCACTTCATGGGTAAGTGTGCCTTGCAAGGTATGCGCCGCGCCTACTTTATGCGCGCTAGATTCTAAACAGATGCCAAAATAGCGCGCTAGGATTTGCATACCCCGACAAATGGCTAAAATTTTTATATGATTAGCAAGTGCGCATTCAATGAGTGCTAGCTCAAAGCTATCGCGGCAGGAATATGCGCCAATATCATTTCCCCCGCTTAGTACAAGCATATCAATGCCACTAAAAAGCTCCTCCACGCACTTAATTTGCTCGCACGATATGCCAAAGCCCACAATGCCGCACTCTAATAAAAAGCCTTGTAATTTAGAATCTAAACACTCCCATAGCTCCTTATAAGGCTCATAGGCATAGATTCTTTGCGTGATAATGGCTCTTGTGTGGGATTTTGGTGTGTTTGCAAATGTTGATGCGCTAGATTCTGGCGCATGTGTGGATTTTACCGCTGTGGCAAAAAGCTTGCTCATAGCACCACCACCTTAGCATTTGCGCAATCAATATCAAGCATACTCGCATTTGCCAATCTCTCAAACTGCTCACCGCAACCAATTATGGCTGGGATTCCAAGCTCATTAGCGCGGATTGCCATATGCGAATTTACGCCGCCAAACTCTGTGATAAGTCCTGCAATATTGTGCGAAAATATCCAATCAAAGCCCGGGT
Coding sequences:
- a CDS encoding gamma-glutamyl-gamma-aminobutyrate hydrolase family protein (Members of this family of hydrolases with an active site Cys residue belong to MEROPS family C26.); this encodes MSKLFATAVKSTHAPESSASTFANTPKSHTRAIITQRIYAYEPYKELWECLDSKLQGFLLECGIVGFGISCEQIKCVEELFSGIDMLVLSGGNDIGAYSCRDSFELALIECALANHIKILAICRGMQILARYFGICLESSAHKVGAAHTLQGTLTHEVHSYHNFCIKQPPHGFEVLAYIDDEIEAMRSEQALALMWHPERELADTARSADIALIRAFLNNS